The proteins below come from a single Streptomyces sp. M92 genomic window:
- a CDS encoding aminoglycoside phosphotransferase family protein: MIDVPDALAASQRKYNGEAGRAFVDALPALAAEFLDRWELRLDGPAMHGWAALVLPVVRGDGAPAVLKLQLLDAETEGEPVALRRWDGDGAVRLLDHDPATGTMLLERLDPARTLGHVAGSREAVQVIARLLAHLTAAEAPPGLRRLGDIARGMLERTPGTLERIPDPADRRLVADCAAAVREVVDEPGDRLLHWDLHYDNVLGSDRAPWLAIDPKPLAGDPAFDLLPALDNRYDPDETLWRFDAMTDILGLDRERARAWSLGRVLQNCLWNVEDGDPLETEQLEIGRLLRTR; the protein is encoded by the coding sequence GTGATCGACGTTCCGGACGCGCTGGCGGCCTCGCAGAGGAAGTACAACGGAGAGGCGGGCCGCGCCTTCGTCGACGCGCTGCCCGCGCTGGCGGCCGAGTTCCTGGACCGGTGGGAGCTGCGCCTCGACGGGCCCGCCATGCACGGCTGGGCCGCCCTCGTGCTGCCCGTGGTGCGCGGCGACGGCGCCCCGGCCGTACTCAAGCTCCAGCTCCTCGACGCGGAGACCGAGGGCGAGCCCGTCGCCCTGCGCCGGTGGGACGGCGACGGCGCGGTGCGGCTGCTGGACCACGACCCGGCCACCGGCACCATGCTGCTGGAGCGGCTGGACCCGGCCCGCACGCTCGGTCACGTCGCGGGCTCCCGCGAGGCCGTCCAGGTCATCGCCCGGCTGCTCGCCCACCTCACCGCCGCCGAGGCACCGCCCGGCCTGCGCCGCCTCGGGGACATCGCGCGGGGCATGCTGGAGCGGACGCCGGGGACCCTGGAGCGCATCCCCGACCCCGCGGACCGGCGCCTGGTCGCCGACTGCGCGGCCGCCGTGCGGGAGGTCGTGGACGAGCCGGGCGACCGGCTGCTCCACTGGGACCTGCACTACGACAACGTCCTCGGCTCCGACCGCGCCCCGTGGCTGGCCATCGACCCCAAACCGCTCGCCGGCGACCCCGCCTTCGACCTGCTGCCTGCCCTCGACAACCGCTACGACCCGGACGAGACCCTGTGGCGCTTCGACGCCATGACCGACATCCTCGGTCTCGACCGGGAACGGGCCCGCGCCTGGAGCCTCGGCCGCGTCCTGCAGAACTGCCTGTGGAACGTCGAGGACGGCGACCCGCTGGAGACGGAGCAGTTGGAGATCGGGCGGTTGCTGCGCACGCGGTGA